One window of Aricia agestis chromosome 20, ilAriAges1.1, whole genome shotgun sequence genomic DNA carries:
- the LOC121737140 gene encoding uncharacterized protein LOC121737140, whose amino-acid sequence MFKAHYVALAVILLQIDAATITKRSYSDRSIRGYVTERTCWWNEVCKEEFQTLFRCKCPSWSYCRSPGRYYNAVCSMTETGYIWDQPNSQWRGQ is encoded by the exons ATGTTTAAG GCTCACTATGTAGCACTCGCCGTGATCCTGCTACAAATAGATGCAGCCACCATCACCAAGAGAAGCTACTCGGACCGGTCCATACGAGGGTATGTCACGGAG cGAACGTGCTGGTGGAACGAGGTTTGCAAGGAGGAGTTCCAAACTCTCTTCCGATGCAAGTGCCCCTCGTGGTCCTACTGCCGCAGCCCCGGCCGGTACTACAATGCGGTGTGCTCCATGACGGAAACTGGCTACATCTGGGACCAGCCCAACTCGCAGTGGCGCGGGCAATAA